From the Drechmeria coniospora strain ARSEF 6962 chromosome 02, whole genome shotgun sequence genome, the window actgtatttcAGAAAAAAAAACGTACCAGTACTTTGTTACGTAAAGGTCTGACACATCGAAGCGTACGATTCACTTCTACTAATACAGCTGCACGATATTGCATCGAGCCCCTCCAGTTCGCACCGGCCGCTCGGGCGCATTCTCCCATGAGAGGTGAGGCATCAGAAGGCGCCCTGACGGATGTGGAGATCTGTAGCGTTGACCTCGTGGAGAAAGTAAACTAATGGGGAGAGTAGGACGGTGAGGCTGAACAAAATCCATATGGTATATCCGCCATTTTTGATGACCATACCGCGCAAGACAAGGCCATAAATGTGCTTTGGACACCTTCTGACGGCTGGTGACGAGCTTGAAACGCCTGTGTTGTTTACCTCGGTTCTTCGCCGCAAGCGGACGACGGAGGGACGGAGTCGAAAGCATCATGGTGGACGGCATCGTGGATGCTTGGGACGCACGGGAGGCGTGCTGACTGTGCCTGTAACAACTTAGTATTCAACCTTAATTTTTCCTTAATAGTAGCAGATAGTATTATCATTTGGACTGCGTGCGGAACGACTCCGTCGGGACAATGGGCTCCACCAGCTCCTAAGCcaagtgcctagtacttgtTATTCATCATTATTAGTCGTCAGCTGTTCCAAGAAGGAATCCCAGCACCGGGCGGATATGCCAAGGCGCACTGATGGAACTTGGGAACAAATGGTGTTATGATgcagttgtacatgcacagtacttacatgtgcagtcCAGTATtacctattattacttactttgctgtaagtacttgacaagtacggagtaccctgACACCTCATTTCCGCCGTCCCATGGGCGCTCCGTAATCTCATAGCTCGCTAGCTGGAAGCACAAGGAGTGATAACAAATCGTTATGCTgcagttgtacatgtacagtaagtactggaCTTACTTACACGTGCATGCAGTCCAGCATTACTTTGTTGTCCTGTGCttgacaagtacggagtaccctgAGATCTCTTTTCCGCGGTCCCATGGGCGCTCCGTAATCTCATCGCTCGCTAGCTGGAAGCACAAGGAGTGATAACAAATCGCCGGTGATGGCCGGTCCAGGCGTCAAGATCCTGGATCGAAGTGAAAAAGAACGACCAAGCGGCGAGTGGAAATTGGATTGGGGACCAAGTATAGCCGACAAGTCTGGAAACAAACCTTATTTCGCCGCACGTTACTCTCGTGTAGTTACTGCTGTGCTGGTCTTGCCTCCTGAGATGGAAACACACAGACCTACTCGTACTACTACCTGAGACGAtgaacgccgtcgagccccGTGGTGCAGGGTGCGCACGCACGATGATGCGGACGATTCATCGAGAAAACAATCATGGTTGATAGAGTTGGAAGGCGAACATATATACGCATTCCTGCACACCGCTGTACATATTGTAAACTTCCTCATGCTATCAGTTGAACTATCTTGACCTTCATCCCGTGCCGACATCCAACACAGTCGAAAGAAAAAACGCCAACTCCAGACGATATAAATCCACACTAAAACGAAACAACTCGACTAAATCGTGCCGTCATCATGCGTGCATCCGCCTCGATTGCCATCATGGCCTCCCTCGCCAATGTTGCCGTGGGACAGATGAACTTCCTCAACCTTCTCGGGAACCTGAACCCCTTCCGCGGTCTGCTCCCCGGCGCTCAAGCGGCCCAAGCCCCGCCACCCTCCgacacggccatggccgggGCCCGGAACCAGTGGCGAGCCGACACCGTCGTCGTATCCCGCTTCCTCTCCATGGCCGAGTCCTTCAGCCCGTCCCAGATCGAGTCCgaagcggcgacggcgctcgcggccgagaaTGACGAGCTTACCCATAAGGCTATACTCGATCGGCAGTTCATCTCGAGCGCCACCCCCGACAAGGCCGTCGTTGATGCAAATGACGTCCTCGAAATCCAGGGTACCTTCCAGTTCATTGTCGACGGCCTCAAGAGACTGTCCACCGGCGGCTCCGTCATGTCTCCCCAGCAGATCTCTGCGACGATCCGGGCCATGAACGAAGATCGTTGTGCCCAGGTACTTCCCTCGATAGACGTATactttgccgccgtcgataCGCTCCTTCAGGATACAAACTTGACCCAGGCGAAGCGGCCGACTAACTGCCCCGTCGGTCTCGGCAAGCCGGCGGCCAATGGTTCGAatgccgaggccaaggaggtaAGATTTGCCAAGAAAGGGAGGAAGACTTCTCGGAAGATCTAGACAAGGTAGAGGAGCACATGAGATGGAGCTGGAGAGAGCCGACCAGTGGAACGATGAAGGGGGTGGTGGGCAACTTCATGTCGGTGTGCTACTACGAAGAGATCCAGGGAACACAATCGCAAGTATTTATTCATTTCTAGGCTATGAGACATGTCGAGGATACATAGGACATGACATTTATCCCTAATATATTGTACTTTTCTGTATCTCGACAGGCAGGGTGGCACAACTACCCCGACGGCAGTGATGGTGCAATGTTGGATCAATGCATGCCGCAGCGCCGCCCAACCACATCGGACGATTTCTGTTTCGTCACATCAGGTTTTCGGAGGCGAGGAAAAAAGACACGAGGAAAGCGAGGGCAGCAATGACGAGCGTCGAGCGCGTCCAGTCACAACTGTTGGGTCGAGCGGCCGTCGCTTGAGAACGCATGATCCTGGCAGGGACACCTCCAACGACCACCTCTGGTTCGACGTCtctcgcgacgacggcgcccgcggcgacgacggagcgcCTCCCAATGGTGACACCCGGCAGGATCGTCGCACGGGCGCCAACCCAACAGTTATCCCCGATGCGGATCGGCCTCGCCATGGACGTGCCATGGTCACGTTTCCTTGCCTGCCAATCGACCGAGTGGGTTGCGGTCGTGATGCAGACGCCCGGCCCGATGTAGACATCCGAGCCAATGCTCACTGGGGCATCATCGCATATTTGGACCCTATAGGCTTGTGTGATTATTTGGAAGGTCTTGACCCGTCGCCGCGTACTCACTCG encodes:
- a CDS encoding hypothetical protein (related to galactoside O-acetyltransferase) — translated: MMVPDELAACAEFKKMVGGEKFSTSNSAAMSAHKVETMKSMSSFNDELIPEGSTLQSLKDCRMAIARTIFGELGDDVNILAPFNVTWGCNVSIGDRTYVNREVQICDDAPVSIGSDVYIGPGVCITTATHSVDWQARKRDHGTSMARPIRIGDNCWVGARATILPGVTIGRRSVVAAGAVVARDVEPEVVVGGVPARIMRSQATAARPNSCDWTRSTLVIAALAFLVSFFLASENLM